A region of the Arachis hypogaea cultivar Tifrunner chromosome 15, arahy.Tifrunner.gnm2.J5K5, whole genome shotgun sequence genome:
TGTCTTGTTCCTTGTGTGGCCTAGTGTTAAGCCACCATTATCTTCCCAAAGTGGCCATACATAGTAACCTACTCCTGGCTGCAATGGCTCTCCTTGCTTGTCTACAACTGGTTCTGGCTCTGCTGCTAGCAAAGGGTGTGTGTTTATTAAGAGGAAGATGCATAGTGGAAGGAACTGAATCATTGCAACCTTCATTGTTTTCTTGAACTGATGAGGGTTATATTAGGATGTTTCATGTCTCTATGACGTGTTCCAATTTATAGTGTTGAATCAAAGATACTTCAAGCAACATTTTTGTGCACGTGTTTATTCGAAGATTATGGTGGTTGTAGCACGAGCTTATTACTTTAAAGTTTTAAAGTTAAACATaatgcattgtttttatttgatATTGATGAAGGTAGGTGATAATAGAAGAACACTGTATTACTTGtttcatatttatataaaaaaaattgccaCGAGCTGCAcgctttgttatttttttaaaacaaaaaattaaagggGTCGTGGAACGCATGTTATTGTATGTTTCATTTTACTCAGAAACCATATTAAAGAGAAATGGTGAGGTTCTCTGTACATATATTGCTTTAAGTATGCTTTTTATTTCCGATAATTATGAATTATATTGATTTTacaatttttattttggtttcagTTTCATACTTTTTTTTCCATTATCATCAAATTTTAGTTGCGTATCGTTTAGGGATAAAGACAAAGACCAAAAACGATTAAAATTTTGTTTAGGCATTTTGGGCTAAACAAAAGCGAGGTGCATCCATAACCAAATAATTGGGCTTAATCCAATTATCCAAATAATTGTTTTTGCATTTATTCGTTgttaattaatgcaaaatttgtcCCTTCGGGGAAATCCgataattaatgtaaaattttaCTACTTACACGCAAAAATTCGACATTTTTTAGGAGGTTAAATAAGTAAgataaaggaagaaaaacaacTTTAAGAAATAAGAACTAAGAATTATAATATTGATTCAACTTCTAAATTCGTTTACGTTAaacatttgaattttttattgttttatttggtATTACTATTTTTGTTAACAAAAAGGGGGCTTAAAGCCCAAAGCAAGACCGAAAGTaaaaacataatacttaaaattTCAGTTGACACCCTTGAGCTTTATGAAATATTGAAATATACATTGTAGATTTGTAGAGTGTAgacctttatttataaaatatgtaaATCGACCactaaattcttaaaattttctGATCGTTCCctacttattcttcttcttcttcgtcgtcGTCGGCAGTGACAGAATCCACAACTGCATCTAATAATGCTAATGCCGAGATTACTgataagaagaataataataattccGATCATCGGAGCTGGAATTCCTGGTGCCGATTTTGGATGTGATAGAAGCACCAGATAAGTTCAAAGTTTGATACAATATTAGTTTTTCAATATCCGTGTTGTGTGTTCATTCGATTATTTTAGCTTCAAGTTCATAGATGCATAAATCGTAGTTTACAAAATTAATCCTAGGCAACAAACATAACCGTTGTTAGTGCTAAACAAATCCATGATTTAGTGACCATTTCATCAATTATCATGATTATTATCCTATCCATGGTTGGCAAGTTAAGAATATAGAAATGATATAAAAAATtgtgaagaaaaaatgaaaaatagaatgttCAAATACTTCCAGCTGAACAAACAACAGAAATCAAAGCTAGCTAAGAAAATTAATTATTGCATGCACTGCTCCACATTGCTATACATAGGACATGAACattatagaaaataatagaaCACTGAACATTGAACAATAACCAGTAACTACAGAATCTGTATCTGACAGCCAACtgctttatttttcttattctaaTGGTATGAGTAAATTTTAAAACATGATATTATCTTCTGCAAAGTTCAGAATTCTAGAGACTAGAAGATCATGTTGACCTctatattttattgttttatgtTCTGTTCATAGTCATGCATCTTTTGCCTATGGTTTACCCTGTGGACTTCCTAACTGTTGTATGATCAATCCCATACCCTTCTTGATTGTACCAAACATGGAAACCACAACTCTTCAAGGTTGCCCCTATCTTCTCCTTTGATGATGTTTCAAAGATTGAAAATGAAATCTGAAAGTGATTCCATTGACGCATACTTTTAAGGTGCCACATAAAATGATCAAGTTTCAACCGACTCAACCACACATGACTTGAGTCCAGTGCCTCAAAATAGCTTGTAGACatatttatctttatatcattGACAATAACATCAAATTTACTTGCAAACAGGCCAGTTGTAGTAACACCTTTATCCAACTCAAAAACTGCGCCAAAAAACACCTCCATGGGCTTACCATATaaacctgaagatacctcaagaTAAATGGAATTATTAGTACTCTGGTATTGGAACCAATCTGGGATCTTGCTCCCTGGAAGTACAACTTCACAAGAAATATATTCTGGAAGCATCATATCCTgaagcccaaaaaaaaaaattatgtctgAAACATTTTGCAGGAATAACACACAAACAGACAAAGAGAGTGTGGGCATCGAGAAACAACCTTACTACAGAAGAGATTTGTTATGTGCTCCAGGACTTGTTTATTTACCAGTTTATGGCAGTTAACAAATCTAATTTGATAAAACCTTGGAAAATCCTCTGCAATAAAATTTGATATGCTGGATAATGTTGGAAAGCTTGTCAAAGATCTACAATTACTCAAGTCTATATATCTTGTATTTAGGGGAAGCTTTGGAATCTTTTGAAGCTTAGAGCAGCCACTTAGATCAAGAATGGTAAGGTTTTGCAACTTCTGAAGGCTACTGGGGAGATGCTCAAGACTTTGGCAAGACTCTAAGAATAAGGACTTCAGCCCACTTAGATATTCAATCGACTGAGGTAGTTCTTTTATTGCTGTTCCTTGGAGAAGGATTTCTTCAAGATGTTCCATGTTCCCCACAATCTCCGGAAACTTTTTTAGTTTTGAGCAGCCAGTGAGGAGGAGAGTACGGAGTGATTTTAGCATGAAACGACTTGGAAACGTCTTGAGATTGGAGCAAAATAGAAGGTTTAAAGTAACAAGCTTATCAAGAGTTCCCACAGACTCATGCACCTTAATTAAACTTCTACAGTTGTCTAGGCTTAGGCTTTCTAGGTTTGGAACCATTGAGAAGTCTGGAATTTCTTTAAGGTGTTCACAGCTGCTAAAGGACACAAGTTTCAAGTCTCTGAATATCTGCAGAAAACATAAATCATtttcatagaaaaaaaaatagctatATTGTTAAATCACAACAGCTTCTGaatattcaaaatataataaaagatcGATTCCATACCTTAACTCCCTTCCACAAGTGCTTGAGGCGGCTATGACTCATATTTAGACAGACAAGCCTCCTTGGATAGAAATTTGGTGGTAGAGTTGAAGAGGGGTATCTTGGCCAATTAATCAATCTTAGATTATCAGGTAGATACTGGATATCATCTGTAACATGCATATTGTTGATAATAAGAATTCTGAGTCTATTCATCCTTGACAAGGCCTTGGCCTCTATGTACTCTGTCTCTGATTCTGGTATATCTAGCCTTATGCCTTCAATGTTGTTACTTCCCTGTGGCAGGTGTTGTCAACAGTCAATAAGCATCAAGAATAGTTAGGCAATATAATGAAAAACTGATATcatcataaattttcaaaaaatgaataTTACCTTATTGTGTTTTAATACATGAAGAACATCCTCATTAAACCATAATCTGCTACGTTTACCAGGATCACTAGGGGATTCACGTCGCACAATTTCTTTAGCCATTTCCTGTAGCAAATCATGCATCCAAATCTTATTAACTTCTATTGTAATTAGAGACTTCTCCAATAGAACTCCGAAACCATTATCCGAATGTAGGTCACAACCATCTAATATCATTTTCACATATTGTCTGTCCTCTCCCTTAAAGAAACATGCAATATCAAGAAAAATAGCCTTTTCATTCTCTTCCAATCCATGAAAGCTGATTTTAAGTATTTCAAAAATCTGTTTGTTTGGAACTTTTTTCAGTTTAGCTAATGCACTTATCCACTCAGCTTTTCCCCTACCACACAGGTGAGATCCCAAAACTGTTAGAGCCAATGGGAGGCCCTTGgcatagtttaatatgtgggatgAAAGCTTCTCATAATTTGTTGGAGGACATGGATTTTTGAACGCAAACCAACTAAAAAGTTCAAGAGCATGACCATTATTTAATTCGTTGACCTTGTAGATTGTTTCCACATTGTGAGCAACTAGCAAATGCTCATCTCTAGTTGTTATGATGATTCTACTTCCAGAACCAAACCAACTATATTCTCCAATCAATGATTCCAGTTGATCCAACGAATCAGCATCATCAACAACTATGAGAACTTTTTTGCTGCAAAGCCTATTCTTTATCATATTAATGCCTCTGTCTTTGTTTCCTACTTTACAATATCTATGGTTCAAAATCTCAGAAAGAAGAGCTTCTTGTAGTTGAACTAACCCAGATCTTTGACTTGAAATTTCTCTAACATTTGCAATGAAGGCGCTACCCTCAAACTGGTTAGCAATATGGTTATAAACAGCCTTAGCAAGTGTTGTTTTCCCTATACCTCCAATTCCATAAATTCCTATAGCCTGTACATCATCTGATCCAGTATCTAAAAGTGTTTTAATATCTTCAATAGGTGAATCCAATCCAACAGGATGCTTAGCAACATTGAAAGGTGTGCGGTTCAACTTGCTCAATATCTCCTCAACAATTCTCTGGACAAATTTTGATTCTTGCCTGCCACTCATAAAGTGAAAGAAGTCTTACCATCTAATCTGAGTTTGTAACAATTTACTAGATAATAAACCCTAGAACAAGTAACTAATATGAATAAAAATTCCTAGTTATGCGTCAGTTTAGTAGTTTACTATTCCTTCCGGAATCAACACAGGCAAACAGAAAAGTCTTCCCTATGGTTCATTTGTTAGTATTACACTATTACTGTCCACAATCCTTGTTCAAATGCATTTGCACGTAGCTAAATGACTATTCTCATTTTTTTAGGGAAAAAATGGGTCATCTCCTTGCTATATATATTAGGTGAAATTAGGGGATCAAGAATGTTCTCTGAAAAAAAGAGTGAATACCCAATCCGACTCCTGATAATTTCTTCGAAGGAACTACGAggctcaaataaaaaaataccctTTCCGATCCCTAatctttacttttacttttatgaGACTGATTAGTCCATGTgtcaatgataaaaaatattaacagatGGGCTAATCagtctcataaaaataaatatcaagGGCCAgaaaggatatttttatttttgttgagggTCTCGTTGTCTTTCCAGGTAATTCCGTTTAAGGTTTTTTTTCTTGAAAGGATGGGCATCTCATTCCCTTCAGATGagccttttttttcttgatccCCTAGTTTCACCTAATATATATAGTGACCAGTAAATCCTAGACTGCACAAAAATATAgattatagaaaataaataaataaagagaaaggaATACCAGAGGAATGAACCTCTTGGCTTCTTTTATGGGCTACATACCCGTCACCCATGTGCCACCCAGACAAAGTAGAAGCCTCACATAGTGCTGCCCTCCACCTTTTTACTTTGTTGACATCATCCCTGAACTTGTCTTCATGTTTGGCCAAATCTTCTGCAAAACTTCCCTTCTGTTCTCTTACTTGAGATGGATTCACACCATAAAAGACCGGCAAAACCAGCTGACCCTTAGTGTCCTTGCACTCAATGATCTTAAGGAGTTCATCCAAGCAAGAAGTGGAAGATGCATAGTTTTCAGATAATACAACGACTGAGATCCTTGAGGCTTCAATAGCCCTAAGAAGTGAAGGTGTTATCTGCTCTCCCTTTATGAGATCCTTGTAGTCTATGAAAGTATTGACACCCTTTTGGCAAAGAGCATGATAAAGATGGCTTGTGAAACTCCTACGTGTATCATCCCCTCTAAAGCTCAAGAATACATCATACTTCCATTTGTAGGATTTAGAGCTCAAATCCATTTCCTCAGTTTTTGAAACCAACTTGAATTGGATTTCAGCACAGCACAAATCCATCTAACAGGGTTTTAGATTGGTTCAAGGTTCAGTGTTTGTGATTCAAACTAAAACTGTGCTTCACactatttatttacataaaatgGGGCTTTGAAATATTCAAATTCCACTGAGAAATTATAAACTATTTGCGAAAcaatgaatcaaaacattaacATGCACCCAGTTACACAGATCCCTTGTGTTTCACTGGAAAACAGTGGGCAAAAACACCAAAGGGATTAACCATATTTTAGTCCCACTTGTTTGAGCCAATAGATGTTATCCGGAAATGCAAACAATTAGAGAAACTTCAAAGCAATTTGAGATATTTCGCGTGCGCAATTTTCTATTGACAAAAACTTTCACAACACTGATGAAATCCACCGGCCCTAGCTAAACTAAATGACTACCATCTCCATTCAAAATAGAAATACAACAAATCACGCAAACTTCACGATAGGTGAGTGTCACAATTTAAAAATTGAGGAGTATCATATGTGGCATGCTTTAACCTCATGGGAGTGGTTAGTGTAATTTACCCTCTATTTTCGCTTAAGGTTTGAATATTGGCAATAACACAATAGATTATCATAGTCATAGGCTACAATTTCTCAGTCTGGCAAAATGATTCGGAGGAGGAATATCCCACCGCGCTGATAAGAAGAACAATGATAATTCCGACTGCTGGTGTAGGAACTAGGAAGTGGTACATGCActaatctatctatctatctatctattcttaatatataaaagtaggtacATAAGATTACCGACATtgcttttaagttatttttgtttttctactaATGCCATATCAACACCAACActtacttggcaaaattttagaatctatcactcaaatcttgccaaatcaacttttattttcacataaaaaaacacaaaaaacaactaaaaaacacaataaaaaccaacaaattaactttttccaaatcaatccttatttctaaaacaacaaaaacacaaattaaTATTTACCCCAACAAAAAGCTCTCAAAACCAAAGAGCTTATTACCTTTCTCAATCCCTCACCCTCTTAGCACCTCTCCGTACCAAGATCTTATTTCCTCCATCCTCTTCCGGTCCCATCCTATTTCCTCCATCCTCTTCTGGTCCAATGAGCCATTGTTTTTTCTTCAAAACAAATTGTACATCGCGATGTCCATCTCCGGCGGAGCCGCATTGCATAAATTGCAGAAACCAGGGCAAACTCCATTTCTTCTCTTGCGGTTTTCCTGTCAGAGCTCGATTCTGGGTCTCAGACCAACGTCACCATTCGGCGCCGCCAACGTAGGAAATTTGTCTCAGGTATCTTCCTAAAGATTTTCAAGTTTGCCGTTTACTCTTCTCATTgttcaatatcattttcaatagccctatttatttgttataaataataacattttaattgtGAACTCATTGCAAGTAGCACAAGTTTATGTATTCCTCTTTTGTAAACGGTTCTTCAGAGCTCGATTCTGGGTCTCCCAACGTCACCATTCGGCGCTGTCAACGTAGGAAATTTGTCTCAGATATCTTCCTAAAGATTTTCAACTTTGCCGTTTACTCTTCTCATTgttcaatatcattttcaatagccatatttatttattataaataataacattttaattgtGACAAGTAGCACAAGTTTATGTATTTCTCTTTTGTAAACGGTTCTGTTTAACACTCACAACCAAAATTAATGTCCATTTAAAATTATTGCTCTCTATATACTATCGATTGCAatatttcatcatcaaattataaattgttattttacATGTGGAGTACTtcttctacaatttacatttacgtgttcttctctttttcaaattgttattcCACATGTGCAGTATTGCTTCCAGAATTTACTTAGAATGGATTATCATTCTTTGACCATGTCTTATTCTCTTTATTGTAGAAGGATTTGCAGTGATAATGACAGACCGGAAGAGTTAATACCCaaaattattagatgaaaatcaaccaatcactatttagtaaaatgttttaaaaaaattaaaacaaaaaactcttatctattattattcaattgaaacatcaaacaaaaaaactcttatctattattattcaattgaaacatcaagtactaattataaaaaaatttcagttacaaatactcaaattctacaacttatacatattaaaactcttactactcttcatttcttaatctcttaTACTAATTATCAAAAattctttaaatttaatataacatttttatatgtttttcattatttacaaataaaaaaatcgcAAAAAAAGACAAAGTGTAGCcattaatgcaaatcgaaaaaagaaaaaaaaaagaaaatgcagttttgtataactctaatataaataacctatgtcttttttaaaaataaataaattcaaaatctatttataatatattctctaaagtatttttaatataacatttataatatattctcatAGACCCGATTGGTAGTTGCTTCAGCAGCAGTTGTTTCCATTGCAGAACACTAATGACCTGTGATGTAAATAAAAATGCGGTGAGCGTGGATCGAACACGCGACCTTCAGATCTTCAGTCTGACGCTCTCCCAACTGAGCTATCCCCGCAACATATCAGATAATTTAATGAAGCCAAAATCCTCTGTTTCTACttctataaaaagaaaaaaaattaatccttCCTATATTGGATATATCAATCGTTATGATGGAACCATTAAAACTGTGTTTTCCTTCTGTTACTTTTTCATTAGGTTCTTGTAAAGTGCAAGCTAATTACCAAAAGAAGAACAAAGCTTATGTATACAGATAGCCTCAAAAAGGCAAGATCCATGTCaattttgtcttaaattttgttttttttttatttcattcccAAATCACTTATTGTATACTTTATTCAATTTTTCTCATATATTAAAGATTTGATATAATACATTTAACTAAAATTTGGCACTGTCCTTTCTCCCAACACAAAATATTCCGAACAAAGACTCATCATACTTAACCAATTTCATTCAAATTATTAAACATTTGCAACATTATCAAGTATCAACCTTGGCAGCACCCCCATAAGGATAATGAGTATTCATAATTCTTGttaagtttaaaatttgataaaatattaacTTGTCTGTTAGTCTATTTATTCGATTATTTTAGCATTAATCATAGTTTAGAAATCCTAGGCTACAAAAATAGCCCTTGTTAATGCTAACTGATCCATAGTTTAGTgactattttacaaaaataatctGGCTATTATGTTATCCTTGATTAGCTAGTTAAAAATGACTGAAATGATATATAAACAATACCTAGAAAATATAATGTTCAAATACATCAgcggaacaaaaaaaaaaggaaaactccTACAGAAAGTATAGAATTGCATAAACTTCTCCTTATTACTGTACATATGAACATTAAATAATGTCCGGAAGATTATCAAAGACATGAATAGTAGTGAACAGTGATAACCATAGGACATAGTTATTTCCTAATCTATTAGTTAAAAACATGATAATATATCTTTTGCAAATCCCAGAGTTCTAGAGACAAGATCATgttgatatttattttaattgctttaTAATAATGTGCTCTTCATAGTTCATAGTGATACATCTGTAGCCTATGGTTTACCACTTTACCCTATAGATTTTCTAACTGTTGTATGATCAATTAGATCCCTTACAACGTATGGAAACCACAGCACAGCTCTTCAAGGTTGCATTAACTTTCACATTTGATGATGCTTCAGAGATGCAAAATGAGATTTTAAAGTGATTCCAATAATGCATTATGTCAAGGTGTCACATCAAATGAAAAACTTTGATCAGAGATAACCACACATGACTTGAGTCCAGAAAACCTCATATGTAATTGAAAACATGCCAATAGTAGTAGCACATTTTTTCAACTCAAAAACTGGACATAGAATTTGAcagaacgtttggaccattactagtaacaaaacatatttttttaagttttttaataatggctaaatagtctttatttaattttaactataaaataattttttatatattatttaattattaaatttattcgctatcttataaattattattttattattcatctatcatgtttattaacaattagaaacaaaaacaacaacgAAATAGATCTTCTATTAACCATGACCTTCATAAATATTTTGATAATGCGAATCAACGAAGTTTGTTTGTCCTTGATTCGTTACACCCAACACAATCGATTGAATATCGCATGTTTCTTCAAAAATAATCAATTGGTAATATTAtctaatcgattgaatttcagaaagcaagaaAAGTATTTTCCTATTCAATCGATTGCCATGCtaacacaatcgattgaattgtgctGTAGAATGAGAATTGATTTTGTAACATAATGGATTGAATTTTGTAGGTCATTATGGGTATTTTGGTATTCAATCGAActggtataatatatatatatatatatatatatataatcttagtttaaaaatacatatttttatgatgaagtaatgtcatttatatttattattttaacaaccATGTCATATAAATATTATGTcatatcaattatattttattttatacaattaatttgtttatatttttttatttgtttgcattatatttatatgttggcATATATTAATGTTATTTCCATTCTTTGAATGTTTGTGacataaattgatattttttaatctttacgtaattttttttttaatttctgtcatGGCCAAAAATGAACCATGACCGGCGCTCAAGGAAACAGTTCCATAGCAAGCATATCAGactcaaatataaattaaataagaaaattacaaatattttaaaataaatttacagtttctaaaataaataattacatatttttaataaaaggtaaaataagtaaatatggatggatcctgcctgtgacatatggagcatatgaCGTCTAAGAACTCAACAAAATGAAGTAACAATTGTAGatcattactcttgaatagaagGCTCACACATTCAAGTATttgttcttaaaaaatattttttgaaaaaggggtgagttttgcaactcagtgactagacaatacatctataatcaacatgagaccatataaacattatcataaaaataattttagttagaaaataataatttatatgaatatgtgaatcaataagggagttctcatacagaaatcaaatcaaataatccacACTTGGgtggctccacctctaagggtagccctttcctctcgtgtgtcctaacagaataacagatctaacgtgtggcctacacgttaggctagcaacacccctgctagttggagtctgagttagatgcatctaagttaacgtcataaccgccgttaaatacggttttctaatacgagcctcccaagccaattcaaaacatataatttcaaatacaacaaatctttgatctttcaaatatataaggtatcgaatcaaatcaaatcatattataCTTTCTCATCAGAATCCTTTCCAATCAtacttttttaatcaaaacacatTTCAAATATATTTCACAATCTTTAAACTAAGTGAAtaccaacaaatacttcaatgcttcaaaaaCAGATATTCAAGTAAACTCAAACATTTTAGAATAATGCAAAACTTTATCAAAAATATATGGTCTCAAAAACAGATATTCAGATAAGatcaaacaatttaaaataatgcaagacttcatcaaaaatatatatggtctcatgtatagttccgaatgtataaacttcataaaaataaattatttaattttaataaatcaattattctaatcaatTTAAAATCGTTCTAGACAAATATAGTGagtataattcaaagatcataatagatatatgtcaaaataattatagatgcacaatcaaacaattataaatgtaaagcctactcacaacatGGTCCTAAGGGACCGAAGAGGCCGAACTCGGGTGCCAAATTAAAAGGGTACGAAAGAGCGCAGAACTTGAACTGGGACAGTGCAGCAACTTCAATTCTTACGATAGCAACAATGGCCACGACACCAGCCAAAGGCAGTAGATTCAAATTGAATGAAAGACAAATACAAATATAGTTCTGAAAATCCAAAACAGAATAGAGGCCAAAAATAAATCAGAATAAGAGCAAGACAGAGAAACAAAATGGTGGCAGAGATAAGGTGAAATTGGAACAGATCAAGGGAAGAAACTAGACCAGAACAGCGGCAAGACAGTGTTGCCGGCAAGTTTGGAAGTTGTAGCATGTTTTCCGGCAACAGTAAGAGCTACACTGGTGAAGCAAAACAGCAATGGCATTAGATCCTCTCCTCCAGCAGTGGCATCAGTAACTCCGACGAAAACAGGGAGGCTAGGGGTCAGCCACGGTGGAGCAAGTTAGGGGATGAAGTAGCTCCAGGTGCACCAACGGTGAGCTCCAGCGACGGCAACAACAGAATCCTCCATCGTCACCTCCTCTCACGACTGCCACCTTCCTTCCCTCCATCTTGTAGCTCTCTCACCCTCTCTTCGTTCTCTACGCTTTCCGCTGCAGCGACAAGGTCTCCCTCCAACGGCGATTTCTTTGGCGGCGACGATGGCAAGGCGGCACGACAGCGAGCTGAGTGCGGCTGGGCAAGACGGGTGTGGTGGCGGCACAACGGCAAGTTGGACTACGGTGAGGCGCGACGCCGGTGCAGTAGCCCTctccctcttcttccttctctcctcCTCTCCTTCACTCTCTCGATctccatctttcttttttttttctcagctCGTGGGTGTGTGCTGTGAGGAAGAGGGTGTGAGGGGAGTGTGTGTGCAACAGTGAGAGGTGAGTGAGTGTGTTAgaagagggttagggtttggTTTGGAAAAAAAAGGGAATAAGGGTATTGTAGGGATTTTACAATTTCCTACCATTTTTTAGAGTAATGTGTTTTGCATTGATTAATCCTTGGAATAGAATTCTCTAAAGAATTGAAATTCTATTTCATGTTttggtataaaaaaataaattttaatgagaATTCAATTCTTATGTTAAGGCTATATACAAATCAGACTAAACTAGGTCAATTCCatttgaaggttgtagaaggttTAGAGAAGGGGGAGTTGAATCTATGGtcttcttttactttaatgaaataaccttttaaaacaaactttcttTCTGAATTTGTTTGAACTCAGTAGCAGAAAattatgagacaatttcattttgtctcatgaatatcaaaaaacagaacagagcagggaagagagaagctgataccatcatgtatcctggttcgattgtcttgtgcaatgcaacctacatccagtgtccaccacaacagtggtagaATTTCTACTAttgttaaagtattacatacaccaattccacaggattaacacaatcctttcacactcaagttctaacctaacttgacttggttatgctaatacctaactcttcactcttagtgcaaacccaactaagaaagggatacctcactggtacaagatacaagacacagaatcaacctacaaaaatctgaaatcactctaagCTTTTCTCTCAAGTATTTCTCTCTGCT
Encoded here:
- the LOC112751538 gene encoding TMV resistance protein N, which produces MDLCCAEIQFKLVSKTEEMDLSSKSYKWKYDVFLSFRGDDTRRSFTSHLYHALCQKGVNTFIDYKDLIKGEQITPSLLRAIEASRISVVVLSENYASSTSCLDELLKIIECKDTKGQLVLPVFYGVNPSQVREQKGSFAEDLAKHEDKFRDDVNKVKRWRAALCEASTLSGWHMGDGQESKFVQRIVEEILSKLNRTPFNVAKHPVGLDSPIEDIKTLLDTGSDDVQAIGIYGIGGIGKTTLAKAVYNHIANQFEGSAFIANVREISSQRSGLVQLQEALLSEILNHRYCKVGNKDRGINMIKNRLCSKKVLIVVDDADSLDQLESLIGEYSWFGSGSRIIITTRDEHLLVAHNVETIYKVNELNNGHALELFSWFAFKNPCPPTNYEKLSSHILNYAKGLPLALTVLGSHLCGRGKAEWISALAKLKKVPNKQIFEILKISFHGLEENEKAIFLDIACFFKGEDRQYVKMILDGCDLHSDNGFGVLLEKSLITIEVNKIWMHDLLQEMAKEIVRRESPSDPGKRSRLWFNEDVLHVLKHNKGSNNIEGIRLDIPESETEYIEAKALSRMNRLRILIINNMHVTDDIQYLPDNLRLINWPRYPSSTLPPNFYPRRLVCLNMSHSRLKHLWKGVKIFRDLKLVSFSSCEHLKEIPDFSMVPNLESLSLDNCRSLIKVHESVGTLDKLVTLNLLFCSNLKTFPSRFMLKSLRTLLLTGCSKLKKFPEIVGNMEHLEEILLQGTAIKELPQSIEYLSGLKSLFLESCQSLEHLPSSLQKLQNLTILDLSGCSKLQKIPKLPLNTRYIDLSNCRSLTSFPTLSSISNFIAEDFPRFYQIRFVNCHKLVNKQVLEHITNLFCSKDMMLPEYISCEVVLPGSKIPDWFQYQSTNNSIYLEVSSGLYGKPMEVFFGAVFELDKGVTTTGLFASKFDVIVNDIKINMSTSYFEALDSSHVWLSRLKLDHFMWHLKSMRQWNHFQISFSIFETSSKEKIGATLKSCGFHVWYNQEGYGIDHTTVRKSTG